A single genomic interval of Camelina sativa cultivar DH55 chromosome 11, Cs, whole genome shotgun sequence harbors:
- the LOC104720856 gene encoding ribonucleoside-diphosphate reductase large subunit-like: MYVVKRDGNKETVRFDKITARLKKLSYGLSIDHCDPVLVAQKVCAGVFKGVTTTQLDELAAETAASMTTNHPDYASLAARIAVSSLHKNTKNSFYETVRDMYDHVNERSGLKAPLIADDVFEIIMKHATRLDSEIIYDRDFEYDYFGFKTLEKSYLLKVQGKVVERPQHMLMRVSVGIHKEDIDSAITTYHLMSQRWFTHATPTLFNSGTPRAQLSSCFLICMKDDSIEGIYDTLKECAVISKLAGGIGVSVHNIRATGSYIRGTNGASNGIVPMLRVFNDTARYVDQGGGKRKGAFAIYLEPWHADIFEFLELRKNHGKEENRARDLFYGLWIPDLFMERVQTDGQWSLFCPNEAPGLADCWGAEFEKLYTQYENEGKAKKVVQAQQLWYEILTSQVETGTPYMLFKDSCNRKSNQQNLGTIKSSNLCTEIIEYTSPTETAVCNLASIALPRFVREKDTPLDSHPSKIVGSLGSKSRYFDFDKLAEVTATVTVNLNKIIDVNHYPLETAKTSNMRHRPIGIGVQGLADAFILLGMPFDSPEAQQLNKDIFETIYYHALKSSSEIATKEGTYETYQGSPVSKGILQPDMWNVIPSDRWDWAALRDMISKNGIRNSLLVAPMPTASTSQILGNNECFEPYTSNIYSRRVLSGEFVVVNKHLLHDLTDMGLWSPTLKNKIIHENGSIINVPEIPNDLKAIYRSVWEIKQRTVVDMAVDRGCFIDQSQSLNIHMEKPNFAKLTSLHFYAWKKGLKTGMYYLRSRAAADAIKFTVDTTMLKEKPNVAEDEEATEEDNETKMAQMVCSLTNPEECISCGS, translated from the exons atgtacgtGGTGAAACGTGACGGGAACAAGGAAACTGTTCGCTTCGATAAAATCACTGCGCGGCTAAAGAAGCTTAGCTATGGTCTTAGTATCGATCACTGTGACCCTGTCCTCGTCGCTCAGAAAGTCTGTGCTGGTGTCTTCAAAGGCGTTACCACTACTCAACTCGATGAGTTAGCCGCTGAGACTGCTGCGTCTATGACCACCAACCATCCCGATTACGCCTCC CTTGCTGCTAGAATCGCTGTCTCCAGTCTCCACAAGAACACTAAGAACTCATTTTATGAAAC GGTTAGAGATATGTACGATCATGTCAATGAGAGATCTGGACTCAAGGCTCCTCTAATTGCTGATGATGTATTCGAGATCATTATGAAG CATGCTACTCGTTTGGACAGTGAAATCATTTATGATCGCGATTTTGAGTATGATTACTTTGGATTTAAAACGCTTGAGAAATCATACCTCTTAAAAGTGCAAGGAAAAGTGGTTGAGAGGCCTCAACACATGCTGATGAGGGTTTCAGTTGGTATCCACAAGGAAGATATCGATTCTGCTATCACTACTTACCATTTAATGTCTCAGCGATGGTTCACCCATGCAACTCCTACTCTCTTCAATTCAGGAACACCAAGGGCTCAA TTAAGTAGCTGCTTTTTGATTTGCATGAAGGATGATAGCATCGAGGGAATTTATGACACGTTGAAAGAGTGTGCTGTTATAAGCAAATTAGCAGGCGGTATTGGTGTATCAGTTCACAACATCCGTGCAACTGGAAGTTACATTCGTGGCACAAATGGAGCATCTAATGGTATTGTTCCAATGCTGCGGGTATTCAATGATACTGCTCGTTACGTTGACCAAGGAGGAGGCAAGAGAAAAG GAGCCTTTGCCATATACCTGGAGCCTTGGCATGCTGACATTTTTGAATTTCTTGAACTCCGTAAGAATCATGGAAAG GAGGAAAACAGGGCCAGAGATTTGTTTTATGGTCTTTGGATACCAGATCTTTTCATGGAGAGGGTTCAGACTGATGGACAGTGGTCACTGTTTTGTCCTAATGAGGCTCCAGGTTTGGCAGATTGTTGGGGTGCAGAATTTGAGAAATTGTACACTCAGTATGAGAATGAG GGTAAGGCCAAGAAGGTTGTCCAGGCACAGCAGCTTTGGTATGAAATTTTGACGTCCCAAGTAGAAACAGGGACACCATACATGCTTTTTAAG GATTCATGTAACAGGAAAAGCAATCAACAAAATCTGGGTACCATAAAGTCTTCCAATTTATGCACCGAAATCATTGAATACACAAGTCCAACAGAAACAGCTGTGTGTAATCTTGCATCTATTGCCTTACCTCGGTTTGTTAGGGAGAAG GACACCCCCTTGGACTCACATCCGTCTAAGATTGTAGGCAGTTTGGGCTCAAAGAGTCGTTACTTTGATTTCGACAAGTTAGCAGAG GTGACTGCCACTGTTACTGTTAATCTCAACAAGATTATAGATGTGAATCATTATCCTCTGGAGACTGCAAAAACCTCAAACATGCGACATAGGCCTATTGGTATAGGTGTACAAGGTCTTGCAGATGCATTTATCCTTCTCGGAATGCCGTTTGATTCCCCTGAG GCTCAACAACTGAACAAAGACATATTTGAAACTATATACTACCATGCACTAAAGTCATCTTCAGAGATTGCTACTAAGGAAGGTACATATGAAACTTACCAAGGAAGTCCTGTAAGTAAG GGAATTCTTCAACCTGACATGTGGAATGTAATTCCTTCCGATCGCTGGGACTGGGCTGCTCTCAGGGATATGATTTCAAAGAATGGAATCAGAAATTCTCTTCTAGTGGCACCAATGCCAACTGCTTCAACCAGCCAGATTCTTGGGAACAATGAATGTTTTGAACCTTATACCTCAAACATTTATAGTCGTAGAGTCTTGAG TGGTGAATTCGTAGTAGTGAACAAGCATCTTCTTCATGACTTGACTGATATGGGACTATGGTCTCCTACACTGAAAAACAAGATAATACATGAGAATGGTTCCATCATAAATGTCCCGGAGATACCTAATGACTTGAAAGCAATTTACAG GTCTGTCTGGGAGATTAAGCAGAGAACAGTGGTCGACATGGCTGTAGATCGTGGATGCTTTATAGATCAAAGCCAAAGTTTGAATATACACATGGAGAAACCCAACTTTGCAAAACTCACTTCCTTGCACTTTTACGCTTGGAAAAAG GGTTTGAAAACGGGAATGTATTACCTGCGATCGCGTGCTGCAGCGGATGCGATAAAATTCACAGTAGACACAACAATGCTAAAG GAGAAGCCTAATGTGgctgaagacgaagaagcaacagaagaagacaaCGAGACGAAGATGGCACAGATGGTTTGCTCTTTGACAAACCCTGAGGAGTGCATCTCATGTGGAAgttaa
- the LOC104720857 gene encoding ubiquitin carboxyl-terminal hydrolase 27 isoform X1: MVSRKGSSDTRAIVCILTDRFKVSNNWVSHLSFVTILGVAGFVLALKDSRFRNLRLFSATEKDDAFLVPGLQNLGNNCFLNVILQALASCKDFRSFLEWVIEDARDTVTSELDQHFPLTFALSALLQELCAVGRRRSVSNPREVMLALTDYARNFNLTSQQDAAEALLHLISSLQQEIVFCYRPLQSSNLSDILFSRNLRMLAPSEGLHGLMELKRWHQHLRGPFDGILGSTLMCRTCSSQISLEFQFFHTLPLSPLPHSGGSNIMFGCTLESCLKKFLDTEKVENFFCHRCWHGAALKYLSVIGAAETDIEKLRSCGGDDQCDCKTSLVLERMPWSNSYSHILKQLIISRFPKLLCIQVQRASFNMYGESFKLTGHIAFPLVLDLSLFAPSPIGLNEEEGIQMSSKYQKASRNSGDNLYRLVTVVEHFGITGSGHYTVYRSVRVASQEEGEEECEELRWFSISDSEVSRVSESDVLGAEASLLFYERV; the protein is encoded by the exons ATGGTTTCCCGTAAGGGTTCTTCCGATACAAGGGCGATTGTGTGTATCCTTACAGATAGATTTAAGGTTTCGAACAATTGGGTTTCGCATTTGTCTTTCGTTACTATACTCGGTGTTGCTGGTTTCGTACTTGCCCTTAAAGACAGTCGATTCCGCAACCTCAGACTCTTCTCCGCTACAGAAAAAGACGATGCTTTCCTCGTACCTGGTCTGCAAAATCTCGGCAATAATTGTTTCCTCAACGTCATCTTACAG GCTCTGGCGAGCTGCAAAGATTTCCGGAGTTTTCTTGAATGGGTGATAGAGGATGCGAGAGATACTGTAACATCAGAGCTGGATCAACACTTTCCTCTTACTTTTGCTTTATCTGCCTTGTTACAAG AGCTCTGTGCAGTTGGAAGAAGACGATCTGTATCTAACCCTCGTGAAGTTATGCTGGCATTGACAGATTATGCCAGAAATTTCAATTTGACTAGCCAACAG GATGCTGCAGAAGCCCTTCTTCATCTTATCTCTTCTTTGCAACAAGAGATTGTATTTTGTTATCGTCCTCTCCAAAGTAGTAATCTATCAGATATACTTTTTTCTCGCAACTTGAGAATGCTTGCTCCTAGTGAAGGCCTCCATGGTTTGATGGAGCTCAAGAGATGGCATCAACATTTGCGTGGACCATTTGATGGCATTCTTGGTAGTACCTTGATGTGCCGAACTTGTTCGTCTCAG atttcGTTGGAATTTCAGTTTTTTCATACTCTGCCTCTTTCTCCTTTACCCCATAGTGGTGGTTCCAACATT ATGTTTGGATGCACTTTAGAGAGTTGCTTGAAGAAGTTTCTCGACACTGAGAAAGTTGAAAACTTCTTCTGCCATAGATGCTGGCATGGTGCTGCACTGAAATATCTATCTGTAATAGGAGCAGCTGAG ACAGATATAGAAAAGCTCAGGAGCTGTGGCGGAGATGACCAATGCGACTGTAAAACTTCTCTTGTTCTTGAAAGAATGCCTTGGTCAAATAGCTATTCCCATATACTGAAGCAGTTAATCATCTCCCGTTTCCCAAAG CTTCTATGCATTCAAGTGCAACGCGCTTCATTTAACATGTATGGAGAATCCTTCAAACTAACG GGACATATCGCCTTCCCACTGGTCTTGGACCTCTCCTTGTTCGCACCATCTCCAATAGGTTTAAACGAAGAAGAAGGGATTCAGATGTCGTCAAAGTACCAAAAGGCATCAAGAAACAGCGGCGACAACCTGTACAGGCTTGTAACGGTGGTGGAACATTTTGGTATAACGGGAAGCGGGCACTATACAGTTTATAGAAGTGTGAGAGTTGCGTCacaagaggaaggagaagaagaatgtgaGGAGTTGAGATGGTTTAGTATATCTGATTCAGAAGTTAGCAGAGTTTCAGAGAGTGATGTTCTTGGTGCTGAAGCTAGCTTGCTCTTCTATGAGAGGGTTTAA
- the LOC104720857 gene encoding ubiquitin carboxyl-terminal hydrolase 27 isoform X2 yields the protein MVSRKGSSDTRAIVCILTDRFKVSNNWVSHLSFVTILGVAGFVLALKDSRFRNLRLFSATEKDDAFLVPGLQNLGNNCFLNVILQALASCKDFRSFLEWVIEDARDTVTSELDQHFPLTFALSALLQVGRRRSVSNPREVMLALTDYARNFNLTSQQDAAEALLHLISSLQQEIVFCYRPLQSSNLSDILFSRNLRMLAPSEGLHGLMELKRWHQHLRGPFDGILGSTLMCRTCSSQISLEFQFFHTLPLSPLPHSGGSNIMFGCTLESCLKKFLDTEKVENFFCHRCWHGAALKYLSVIGAAETDIEKLRSCGGDDQCDCKTSLVLERMPWSNSYSHILKQLIISRFPKLLCIQVQRASFNMYGESFKLTGHIAFPLVLDLSLFAPSPIGLNEEEGIQMSSKYQKASRNSGDNLYRLVTVVEHFGITGSGHYTVYRSVRVASQEEGEEECEELRWFSISDSEVSRVSESDVLGAEASLLFYERV from the exons ATGGTTTCCCGTAAGGGTTCTTCCGATACAAGGGCGATTGTGTGTATCCTTACAGATAGATTTAAGGTTTCGAACAATTGGGTTTCGCATTTGTCTTTCGTTACTATACTCGGTGTTGCTGGTTTCGTACTTGCCCTTAAAGACAGTCGATTCCGCAACCTCAGACTCTTCTCCGCTACAGAAAAAGACGATGCTTTCCTCGTACCTGGTCTGCAAAATCTCGGCAATAATTGTTTCCTCAACGTCATCTTACAG GCTCTGGCGAGCTGCAAAGATTTCCGGAGTTTTCTTGAATGGGTGATAGAGGATGCGAGAGATACTGTAACATCAGAGCTGGATCAACACTTTCCTCTTACTTTTGCTTTATCTGCCTTGTTACAAG TTGGAAGAAGACGATCTGTATCTAACCCTCGTGAAGTTATGCTGGCATTGACAGATTATGCCAGAAATTTCAATTTGACTAGCCAACAG GATGCTGCAGAAGCCCTTCTTCATCTTATCTCTTCTTTGCAACAAGAGATTGTATTTTGTTATCGTCCTCTCCAAAGTAGTAATCTATCAGATATACTTTTTTCTCGCAACTTGAGAATGCTTGCTCCTAGTGAAGGCCTCCATGGTTTGATGGAGCTCAAGAGATGGCATCAACATTTGCGTGGACCATTTGATGGCATTCTTGGTAGTACCTTGATGTGCCGAACTTGTTCGTCTCAG atttcGTTGGAATTTCAGTTTTTTCATACTCTGCCTCTTTCTCCTTTACCCCATAGTGGTGGTTCCAACATT ATGTTTGGATGCACTTTAGAGAGTTGCTTGAAGAAGTTTCTCGACACTGAGAAAGTTGAAAACTTCTTCTGCCATAGATGCTGGCATGGTGCTGCACTGAAATATCTATCTGTAATAGGAGCAGCTGAG ACAGATATAGAAAAGCTCAGGAGCTGTGGCGGAGATGACCAATGCGACTGTAAAACTTCTCTTGTTCTTGAAAGAATGCCTTGGTCAAATAGCTATTCCCATATACTGAAGCAGTTAATCATCTCCCGTTTCCCAAAG CTTCTATGCATTCAAGTGCAACGCGCTTCATTTAACATGTATGGAGAATCCTTCAAACTAACG GGACATATCGCCTTCCCACTGGTCTTGGACCTCTCCTTGTTCGCACCATCTCCAATAGGTTTAAACGAAGAAGAAGGGATTCAGATGTCGTCAAAGTACCAAAAGGCATCAAGAAACAGCGGCGACAACCTGTACAGGCTTGTAACGGTGGTGGAACATTTTGGTATAACGGGAAGCGGGCACTATACAGTTTATAGAAGTGTGAGAGTTGCGTCacaagaggaaggagaagaagaatgtgaGGAGTTGAGATGGTTTAGTATATCTGATTCAGAAGTTAGCAGAGTTTCAGAGAGTGATGTTCTTGGTGCTGAAGCTAGCTTGCTCTTCTATGAGAGGGTTTAA